CTACCTATCATTAACGGCAATGCGTGTACTGACTTTAACACCCTTTACATTTGAACTCTCCATTCATACTTTTTAAGAGTGAGAATTTACCTCATAGCAGTATTTTTTtcacaatacatatttttttgatGTTGGTGTTTACCTGTCAAGAACGATAAAAGTTCTGTTACCATAGAGAATTATACAAGACCTATGTATACTATTTGGTCAGCATGAAAAATAAGCAGTGCTCACATCTATACGTTGTGCAAAAAAACCCTCAAAGCTCTCAGAAAGCACTTAACTTTGCCTCATTTCTTCCCCCTAAGCCTTATTGTATTGCTTTGAAAGTACTGCAAACTGAAACCATTAAATACATTTGCCATCCTCCATTGTTGGGACAGGACCCACTCTGAAATTCACTATGGGAGTCATAAAATGACTACAGCAAAGCCAAAGCGCCATTAGGATCGATAACTGTCCATTACTAAGTATATCTCATTTATAAACACAGAGGACATGCAATGCAACTTTGGGAAAACTCAttcacaggggcatattcaattgtcggtaatcgtgcacggaaaaaccgttaatacgttcatttcagggagctgcgagctgaaatccagcgagagattacggTATTAACGgtactagtttttccgcggcagaacccaccgacaattgaatatgccccacaatgTTGGAATATTAAAATTGCTGACATGTAAACTGGCTAATACACTTCAATGTGTCCTGATTTCAAGACTCCTTTCTGGGATTAATTGATGACTGAAAAGCACCTCACATGTGAATAAGCCTGACAGGGAAAACAATTTTTCCGTCTGAATTCAGCAGAAATATTGTAAATTACCTGATTCCTGTCAGTAGCTACATTAGAACACTGAAAGCAGCGTCTTCCCCTATGTATcatgtgactacagcagtcacatgacctagtGACGTCACCATTACTTTCAGCAGCTACACAGGAACATGGACAGCAGCGTCCTCTCCTGTGTGCCACGTGaccacagcagtcacatgacctggtgacgtCATCATTACGGTCCGTAGCTACACAGGAACATGGGCAGCAGTCCTTCTCTGTGTACCACGTGACTACAAGTCAGCTGACCTGGTGACATCACAAAGCCGTTCGTGAAGGGGTTctagccaatacctacagcattTAGCCTGTGCTGTAGGAGTAAGTGGGTGGAGAGGCAGCGTCGTCTGGTCTATCACTGACTAACGGACTGACTAATCACGAGCAGTAAAGATGAACATTCTGCCTAAAAAGAGCTGGCACGTGCGCAACAAGGACAACGTCGCGCGGGTGCGGAAGGACGAGGCTCAGGCCGCGGAGGAGGAGCGAGTGCGCAGGAAGAGGGCGGAGCTCGCGGAGCAGGAGGTGAGAGCTGCGCATGCGCCTTATAGGGGGAGGCGCCgtctctttggggggtattgtttaAAACCGGCGCAAAAGTACctgaaaacatattttatctttagGGGTACATGCAAACCACACATTTCATTGGTTGTCAAGGATATTATGTATCATCTTTgcatgcatacctcccaactattcaGATTTGGGTGGTTTGGTCCTATGTCACACCATCCAGATCAGAACAGTTTTGTCCTGATTGGACTGAagttttgggaggtatgtccggtTCTGCAGTgcaaagcagttcttgccagtgatatgTAGTGTAAGGGTATTTAATGAAGCAGAGAGCGGATTAATGGGCAACCTGTTCGTGTATCATATTGCAAGGCCTGCCTTCCTCGTGCCGTGATCAAGTTCCTGTGatgtaggcagcacagtggctcagtggttagcacttctgccgtcaggagttcgattcccgaccacggccttatctgtgtggagtttgcatgttctccctttgtttgcgtgggtttcctccgggtgctctggtttcctcccatgctccaaaaaaaacatattagtaggttaattggctgctatctaaattgaccctagtctctccctctctgtctgtgagtgtgtgtctatattaggaaatttagactgtaagctccaatggggcagggactgatgtgagtgctctgtacagcgctgcggaattagtggcgctatttaaataaatgatgataatgacatgaACAGCTCTCTTTCGGGTACTGTCCTGATGTGAACACCTCCAATGCTCAGAGGTATGGTGCATGTACCATGCATTTCATAAATGTGACTCATTAATGAATGTGCCCAGTAAAGTGCACCTATTGCCTGCATGTAGGGTTACCAGATGAGCCTCCTTCCTCCTCTGATCTCAGATGTGCTGATGGCACTGCATTACCTTTCGGCATTGTGGGGAAAGGTCATGTGATGTGGAAGATGGCTGTTCCAGGCAAAGAATAAGATCAGAGCATATAGTGGAGAAAATGACTGTTAAGGCACTAAGGAGGAAGGCGCTGGGTGCTGCTGGTGAAGGTTCGGATGGGCCACCTGTTGCCTATCACTAATCTAGAGTGTAAGCTCACTTATTTTTACTTAGGtagaactggaggcagcattctcatggaTCTCTGACCATTCTTCATCTAATAGCATTTGTGGGGCTCCCTGAGGCCTAAAGTAGGAGGAGCTAGTTCATAATATAGTGTAGAGGtgatatacatatttttaagGTTATGATGTCTGATGATAATCATGTCTTTTTTCACATTTCAGGCACGCACTGATTTCCTGCGTAAAAAGGCTCGCCTCTCATTGCCAGATACCTCCAGGAGTGATAGGACAGCAGTGGTGGAAGTAAGCCAGGATTCTGGCCATATTAACTTCTTTCAAGATGTGGAGGAGGGCAAAGGAACCACCAGAGGAAACAAAGAGTATGAAGAGGATAAGCGAAAAGAAAAGGTGTGTTTTTTGCTGCACGTTATTTTGGACATTATTTTTGTCACTATACGCAGgatattgatttaaaaataaaaaaagcaacatATTCATTCAATCATTTTTGCAGGAACGTCAAGAAAAAGCGTTAGGAATCCTCACTTACTTGGGACAAAGTGCAGCAGAAGCCCAGACCTCTCGCCCTTGGTATCAAGATACTCCATCCCGGAACAGGAAGGAAGGTGACGATACCATAAAGGATGAGAAGCTAAAAGGAAAGTTGGACCCTATGAATGAATTGGAGAAATACCTCCAGAAGAAAACGGGCGAGAAAAACAAATACTCTGCaagaaaagaacataaaaaagcTAAAGAGAAAAGGAATGATGGACAGAGGTATGCGCAACATGTACAACACTGTATTCTTTCATGAAATGCTTTCTATAAGTGCTTAATACATCACTAGATATGAACAAAGAAAACATGTATGCACTTATTAATGGACTTACTAACAAAGTACACTGTAGATTGATTACCATCAATGTCCATAAAGAGCTGGTTATCCTAATGTGCATTTGTatcctacatacatacatacatacatacagtggctGGGACGAGCCAGTATTAATGTAAATGCTACTCGCTAGGCACGAGTGACATTATTAGTTATTTCCTGATGTGAGAGACCTTCCTTCATCCAAGTTGACAGGTAGTCTacgttctcatgaatattggtttggCCAACAAAATAGCTTCAGTAACTTACGTCACTGGTACTTGTTGAGTTGATAAGCTGCAATCGTAACTTTTTATGTCAACTGGCACAATGGCTGTCTCCACTATGTAGATGACATGTGCCCTTAAATACTTGAGTGCACCATTATTAATCTGTATCttcccaaaaataaaaatgaagaaataGAAAAATGGTATTTTAAAGTCCGTTACTTGAATAAGTCCTAAGGACAATGTCCCACAAGGCAACCTATTAATGCAGCACTTAATCAATAAATCACTGACACGTAATAATTCATAGACGCTTGGAACTAACGTTTGTACACTCCATTTGCAAGTTCTGAATCTCCATTCACTACCAATGCTTTAGCAATTACACATCATGATGTGTTTATGTCTCATGTGATATTACCATATAGGTCATCAGCACCATCCATCGAACAGCTGAGGCGAGAGCGCTTGAAGAGAGAAGCGGCTGAGAAGGCACGTGCCGAAGCTTTGCTGTCTGGCAAGAAGGAACTTCCAGAACAGGAAATGGACGACAGAAAGAGACGGTACAATTCTCAATTCAACCCACAGTTGGCACGAAAGCCCAAAGTGCAAGAAGAGCATTGGCGATATTGGAACTAATTTGACCAGTGGCAGTCAATACAATTTTCCTTTTTGGATGGGTCTCCATTCAACTGCTATTCACAAATACCTCCATGTGCTTCTGTCATCAGCAAAAAATGAATAAAGACTTTATTTATACAAagaaaaatgaatattttttaataaccCTACAACTGGAAGGTATGAACAATAGGTGCTTGTTGCAATGCAAATTTTGTAGCAACAAACTGCAGTGTGTAGAAGTCTGCTAGTGACACAAAGTCTGCAGTGTATAGTGATAGGGGACCACACAACCCAGCATTTAGTGGGGGGCGGTTCTACCACTCTATCTTCATAAGTCACTAAGCATAAACAACTGTCTGCATTACTCACTGTTTTCTATTGTTTACACTCCACACACGTTTCAGGAAATAAAATGCATGGAACAAGGAATCATTGACCCACc
Above is a genomic segment from Mixophyes fleayi isolate aMixFle1 chromosome 11, aMixFle1.hap1, whole genome shotgun sequence containing:
- the LENG1 gene encoding leukocyte receptor cluster member 1 isoform X1 translates to MNILPKKSWHVRNKDNVARVRKDEAQAAEEERVRRKRAELAEQEARTDFLRKKARLSLPDTSRSDRTAVVEVSQDSGHINFFQDVEEGKGTTRGNKEYEEDKRKEKERQEKALGILTYLGQSAAEAQTSRPWYQDTPSRNRKEGDDTIKDEKLKGKLDPMNELEKYLQKKTGEKNKYSARKEHKKAKEKRNDGQRSSAPSIEQLRRERLKREAAEKARAEALLSGKKELPEQEMDDRKRRYNSQFNPQLARKPKVQEEHWRYWN
- the LENG1 gene encoding leukocyte receptor cluster member 1 isoform X2 encodes the protein MYHLCMHTSQLFRFGWFGPMSHHPDQNSFVLIGLKFWEARTDFLRKKARLSLPDTSRSDRTAVVEVSQDSGHINFFQDVEEGKGTTRGNKEYEEDKRKEKERQEKALGILTYLGQSAAEAQTSRPWYQDTPSRNRKEGDDTIKDEKLKGKLDPMNELEKYLQKKTGEKNKYSARKEHKKAKEKRNDGQRSSAPSIEQLRRERLKREAAEKARAEALLSGKKELPEQEMDDRKRRYNSQFNPQLARKPKVQEEHWRYWN